A stretch of the Tannerella serpentiformis genome encodes the following:
- a CDS encoding glycoside hydrolase family 57 protein produces the protein MKTICFYFQIHQPFRLRRYRFFDIGNNHYYYDDFQNEEIFHRISEKCYLPANRAIMEMIRKSGGKFKVAFSISGTALEQMEIYAPEVIDSFRELAGLGCVEFLAETYAHSLASLGDPEEFKAQVRMHTEKVKALFGVEPKVFRNTELIYSDDISELVYELGFEGMLTEGAKHVLGWKSPNYVYASAIRPQLKLLLKNDRFSEDLSIRFDDHSWKEYPLTADKYISAISATAEGEKIINAFMNYEVLGSMHAADTGIFDFFKALPQYAERNDITFSLPSEIFAQTRPVDSISVPYPMSWVDEEKDCSSWLGNVLQQEAFQKLNEISERVRLCENRRIKQDWIYLQSSDHLYYMSTKHYNLFSPYDNPYDAFNNYMNVLSDFILRVEAQFPSSIENEELNSLLTTIQNQGDEITRLKKELEAARK, from the coding sequence ATGAAGACCATTTGCTTTTACTTCCAGATACACCAGCCTTTTCGCCTGAGGCGCTACCGTTTCTTCGACATCGGCAACAACCATTATTACTACGACGATTTCCAGAACGAAGAGATCTTTCACCGCATCTCCGAAAAGTGCTACCTGCCGGCTAACCGTGCCATCATGGAAATGATCCGCAAGAGCGGCGGGAAATTCAAGGTTGCCTTCTCCATCTCCGGTACTGCCCTCGAGCAGATGGAGATCTATGCCCCGGAGGTGATCGACAGCTTCCGCGAATTGGCCGGCCTGGGCTGCGTAGAGTTCTTGGCCGAGACGTACGCCCACTCACTCGCCTCACTCGGCGACCCGGAAGAGTTCAAGGCGCAAGTTCGGATGCACACCGAGAAGGTCAAGGCCCTCTTTGGCGTCGAGCCGAAGGTGTTCCGTAACACCGAGCTGATCTATTCCGACGACATCTCCGAACTGGTCTATGAGCTTGGCTTTGAAGGTATGCTGACCGAAGGCGCTAAGCATGTCCTGGGTTGGAAAAGCCCGAACTACGTCTACGCCTCCGCCATCCGTCCACAGCTCAAGTTGCTGCTCAAGAACGATCGCTTCAGTGAGGACCTCTCCATCCGCTTCGACGACCACTCGTGGAAGGAGTATCCGCTGACGGCCGATAAGTACATCTCCGCCATCTCCGCCACAGCCGAAGGCGAGAAGATCATCAATGCCTTTATGAACTACGAGGTGCTCGGCTCCATGCACGCCGCCGACACCGGCATCTTCGACTTCTTCAAGGCCCTTCCGCAGTATGCCGAACGAAACGACATCACCTTCTCCCTGCCCTCAGAGATCTTTGCCCAGACGCGCCCCGTGGACTCCATCTCCGTACCCTACCCCATGTCGTGGGTAGACGAAGAGAAGGATTGTAGCTCATGGCTCGGTAACGTCCTGCAACAGGAGGCCTTCCAGAAGCTCAACGAGATCAGCGAGCGCGTGCGCCTCTGTGAGAATCGCCGTATCAAGCAGGACTGGATCTACCTGCAAAGCAGCGACCACCTCTATTATATGAGCACGAAGCACTACAACCTTTTCAGCCCGTACGACAACCCGTACGACGCCTTCAACAACTACATGAACGTGCTCTCCGACTTCATCCTGCGCGTAGAAGCGCAGTTCCCCTCCTCGATTGAAAACGAGGAGCTGAACTCCCTCCTGACTACAATCCAGAATCAGGGTGACGAGATCACTCGCCTGAAAAAGGAGTTAGAGGCAGCCCGTAAGTAG
- a CDS encoding glycosyltransferase has translation MKALMFGWEFPPHILGGLGTASYGLIKGMSLQPDMHISLVIPKPWGDEDQSFLKIIGACNTPVVWKDVDYDYVAERLSKFMDPQYYFRLRDHIYADFSYRYVNDLGCFEFSGRYPDNLLEEINNYSIVAGVIARTEEYDIIHAHDWLTYPAGIHAKTVSGKPLVIHVHATDYDRSRGNVNPDVYGIEKNGMDYADHIMTVSELTRRTVIEKYHQDPAKVTTVHNAVEPLSPEILAIPDKRGVKDKIITFLGRITMQKGPEYFVEAASRVLMKADNVRFVMAGNGDMMDKMIRLAASRNISDRFHFTGFMKGKQVYEILRASDVYVMPSVSEPFGISPLEAMQCGVPSIISKQSGCAEILDYAIKVDYWDIEALADAMYGLITYPTLHTFLRDEGLKEVNNIKWEYAGQKVRKIYDQVLFGKQ, from the coding sequence ATGAAAGCATTGATGTTTGGATGGGAATTCCCTCCGCATATCCTGGGAGGTCTGGGGACAGCCAGCTACGGCCTGATCAAAGGCATGTCTCTGCAGCCGGATATGCATATTTCGCTGGTGATCCCCAAGCCGTGGGGGGACGAAGACCAGAGTTTTTTGAAGATCATCGGGGCATGCAACACGCCGGTTGTGTGGAAGGACGTCGACTATGATTACGTCGCCGAACGCCTCTCGAAGTTCATGGACCCGCAGTACTACTTCCGCCTACGCGACCATATCTACGCCGACTTCAGCTATCGTTACGTGAACGATCTGGGTTGCTTCGAGTTCTCGGGTCGCTATCCGGACAACCTGCTCGAGGAGATCAACAACTACTCCATCGTGGCCGGCGTCATCGCCCGCACCGAGGAGTATGACATCATCCACGCACACGACTGGCTGACCTACCCCGCCGGTATCCACGCCAAGACGGTGAGCGGTAAGCCACTTGTCATCCATGTCCACGCCACCGACTACGACCGCAGCCGTGGCAACGTCAATCCGGACGTCTACGGCATCGAGAAAAACGGCATGGACTACGCCGACCACATCATGACCGTAAGCGAGCTAACCCGCCGCACAGTGATCGAAAAGTACCACCAAGACCCGGCCAAGGTGACCACCGTCCACAACGCCGTGGAGCCGCTTAGCCCCGAGATTCTTGCCATCCCTGACAAGCGCGGCGTAAAGGACAAGATCATCACCTTCCTCGGCCGCATTACCATGCAAAAGGGGCCGGAATATTTTGTCGAGGCCGCCTCACGCGTGCTGATGAAGGCCGACAACGTGCGCTTCGTCATGGCCGGTAATGGCGACATGATGGACAAGATGATCCGCCTGGCCGCCTCACGCAACATCTCCGATCGTTTCCACTTCACCGGATTCATGAAGGGTAAGCAGGTCTATGAGATTCTCCGGGCCAGTGATGTCTATGTTATGCCCTCCGTCTCCGAGCCCTTCGGCATCTCGCCGCTTGAGGCCATGCAATGCGGCGTGCCCTCCATCATCTCGAAGCAGTCTGGCTGCGCTGAGATCTTGGATTACGCCATCAAGGTGGACTATTGGGACATCGAAGCCCTGGCCGATGCCATGTACGGCCTCATCACCTACCCCACGCTGCACACTTTCCTCCGCGACGAAGGTCTCAAGGAGGTCAACAACATTAAATGGGAATACGCCGGACAGAAAGTCCGCAAAATCTATGATCAAGTTCTGTTTGGTAAACAATAA
- a CDS encoding glycogen debranching enzyme N-terminal domain-containing protein, with product MSYLKFDKTLLINLEESLSREVLRTNRKGAYHCSTIVDCNTRKYHGLLVMPEPNLDDDNHVILSSLDETVIQHGAEFNLGLHKYEGGSFSPNGHKYIREYTMDTVPRTVYRVGGVILSKEMIFSRTDNQIMIKYTLMDAHSPTTLRFRPFMAFRSVKELTQVNGMADRSYEEVPNGIKARMYPGYADLYMQFNKAPKFVYEPYWYNGIEYPKEQERGYPYKEDLFVPGYFELPIAKGESIVFCGGDKPVEGLAALPAFFDAEVAERTPRSSFYNCLKNSAHQMFYIPRSDRDDVYLLAGYPWFKVRARDMFVSMTACTLYLGERERYERLMRTAIPALQTFMRYGLPDTVIREIDEPDVLLWVVWNVQQFALKLGVEEARRLYGDLIHEIIEYLLAQKHPNLILRDNGLLYTNGRERPVTWMNSVINGRPVVPRTGYIVEFNALWYNALCFYRELQGDATPERVHQLIAALDLSFPATFVNPYNYLFDYVDNSANQDWSVRPNMVIALACPYSPLTRVQKRGALDIVTKELLTPKGLRSLSPKSEGYRPDYIGPQYERDLAYHQGPVWPWLTGMYLTAYLSLFGRGGVSFAERTLINMEEEMSMHCVSTISELFDGNPPFTGRGAISFLMSVASILTVIERLKAYNVED from the coding sequence ATGAGCTACCTGAAATTTGACAAAACGCTGCTGATCAACCTGGAAGAATCCCTCTCGCGCGAAGTGCTTCGCACAAACCGTAAGGGCGCCTATCACTGCTCCACCATCGTGGATTGCAACACGCGGAAATACCACGGTCTGCTGGTCATGCCGGAGCCAAATCTGGACGATGACAACCACGTGATCCTCTCGTCGCTCGATGAGACCGTGATCCAACACGGCGCCGAATTCAACCTGGGCCTTCACAAGTATGAAGGCGGAAGTTTCAGCCCCAACGGTCACAAGTACATCCGCGAATACACGATGGACACCGTCCCACGGACCGTCTATCGCGTCGGCGGAGTGATCCTGTCGAAGGAGATGATCTTCTCCCGCACGGACAATCAAATCATGATCAAGTACACGCTGATGGACGCGCACTCGCCCACTACGCTGCGCTTTCGACCCTTCATGGCCTTCCGCAGCGTGAAGGAGCTGACGCAGGTCAACGGCATGGCCGATCGATCGTATGAAGAGGTGCCCAACGGCATCAAAGCCCGCATGTATCCCGGTTATGCAGACCTCTACATGCAGTTCAACAAGGCGCCGAAGTTCGTCTACGAACCCTATTGGTACAACGGCATCGAGTACCCCAAGGAGCAGGAGCGTGGCTACCCTTACAAGGAAGACCTCTTCGTGCCGGGATACTTCGAGCTGCCGATCGCTAAAGGCGAGTCGATCGTCTTCTGCGGCGGCGATAAACCGGTCGAGGGGCTGGCCGCACTGCCCGCCTTCTTCGACGCCGAAGTGGCCGAGCGCACCCCCCGGTCGAGCTTCTACAATTGCCTGAAGAACTCGGCCCACCAGATGTTCTACATCCCTCGTAGTGACCGCGACGACGTCTACCTCTTGGCGGGCTACCCTTGGTTCAAAGTCCGGGCCCGCGACATGTTTGTCTCCATGACGGCCTGCACCCTCTACCTGGGCGAGCGCGAACGCTACGAACGCCTCATGCGGACGGCCATCCCAGCCCTTCAGACCTTTATGCGTTACGGTCTGCCCGACACCGTGATTCGCGAGATCGACGAACCCGACGTGCTGCTCTGGGTCGTATGGAACGTGCAGCAGTTTGCCCTCAAGTTGGGCGTCGAAGAGGCGCGCCGACTCTATGGCGACCTGATTCACGAGATCATCGAGTACCTCCTTGCCCAGAAGCACCCCAACCTGATCCTACGCGACAACGGTCTGCTCTACACCAACGGTCGCGAGCGGCCCGTGACGTGGATGAACTCCGTCATCAACGGCCGGCCCGTCGTCCCCCGCACGGGCTACATCGTGGAGTTCAACGCCCTTTGGTACAACGCCCTCTGCTTCTATCGCGAGCTGCAAGGCGACGCAACACCGGAGCGGGTGCACCAACTCATCGCCGCCCTCGACCTCTCCTTCCCCGCCACCTTCGTCAACCCGTACAACTACCTCTTTGACTACGTGGACAACAGCGCCAATCAAGACTGGAGCGTGCGGCCGAACATGGTCATCGCCTTGGCCTGCCCTTACTCACCACTGACCCGCGTACAGAAGCGTGGCGCCCTCGACATCGTCACCAAGGAGCTGCTCACCCCCAAAGGTCTCCGCTCCCTCAGCCCCAAAAGCGAGGGCTACCGGCCGGACTACATCGGCCCGCAATACGAGCGCGATCTGGCCTACCATCAAGGCCCCGTCTGGCCCTGGCTAACGGGCATGTACCTGACGGCATACTTGAGCCTCTTTGGCCGCGGAGGCGTATCCTTTGCCGAGCGCACCCTGATCAATATGGAGGAAGAGATGTCCATGCACTGCGTCAGCACCATCTCCGAACTCTTCGACGGCAACCCGCCCTTTACCGGTCGCGGCGCCATCTCGTTCCTGATGAGTGTAGCCTCGATATTGACCGTCATCGAACGCCTCAAGGCCTACAACGTTGAAGACTAA
- a CDS encoding putative transporter, which yields MEWFNDLLWGSGVAHSVILLSLVIVFGILLGKVRVAGISLGITFVLFVGIVMGHFGLTIDPVVMHFFKEFGLILFVYSIGMQVGPGFFSSFKRGGITLNLLAASIVLLGVILALAIHYITGIPVETMVGILSGAVTNTPGLGAAQEAYNDVHGEAAPTIALGYAVAYPLGVVGIILAIICLRFLFRINHDQETAHLESEDDRHDREAHQLLLVVKNPALFGRTVSELSALMPHYDFVLSRIRYCSDGRTEIVSGQTVLHEDDRVLVITTEHDAPTVRTFVGEEAPLKQEEWLRRESELLNRRILVTKPEINGKRLGELRLRQSCGGINITRISRAGIDLVATPRLTLQVGDRVNVVGTSSAIEAVEKVLGNSMKRLNEPNLIPLFLGIALGVFLGSIPLLLPGIPRPVKLGLAGGPLIVAILVSRFGASYGLVTYTTASANLMLREVGITIFLACVGIGAGDGFVDTLVRGGGASWVGYGFLITFLPLMAVGVVARRFFRLNYFTLMGLLAGSTTDPPALAYANTTAGNDAPAVSYATVYPLTMFLRVLTAQLMILLFT from the coding sequence GGCATCACCTTCGTCCTTTTCGTCGGCATTGTCATGGGCCACTTTGGCCTCACCATCGACCCCGTCGTCATGCACTTCTTCAAGGAGTTCGGCCTCATCCTCTTCGTCTACTCCATCGGTATGCAAGTCGGCCCCGGCTTCTTCTCCTCCTTCAAACGCGGCGGTATCACGCTCAACCTACTCGCCGCCTCCATCGTCCTTCTGGGTGTCATCCTTGCGCTCGCCATACATTATATAACGGGTATCCCGGTGGAGACGATGGTCGGCATCCTCTCTGGCGCCGTCACCAACACCCCCGGACTGGGTGCCGCGCAGGAGGCCTACAACGATGTCCACGGCGAGGCCGCCCCCACCATCGCCCTCGGTTACGCCGTAGCCTACCCCTTGGGCGTGGTCGGCATCATCCTCGCCATCATCTGCCTGCGCTTCCTCTTCCGCATCAATCACGACCAGGAGACGGCCCACCTCGAATCCGAGGACGACCGCCACGACCGCGAGGCGCACCAGCTGCTGCTCGTGGTCAAGAACCCCGCCCTCTTCGGCCGCACCGTCAGCGAGCTCTCCGCCCTCATGCCGCATTACGACTTTGTCCTCTCCCGCATCCGCTACTGTAGCGACGGCCGCACCGAGATCGTCTCCGGCCAAACCGTCCTCCACGAAGACGACCGCGTCCTGGTCATCACCACCGAGCACGACGCCCCCACCGTCCGCACCTTCGTCGGCGAGGAGGCGCCCCTCAAGCAAGAGGAGTGGCTGCGCCGAGAGAGCGAACTCCTCAACCGCCGCATCCTCGTCACCAAGCCCGAGATCAACGGCAAGCGCCTCGGTGAACTCCGCCTGCGCCAATCGTGTGGCGGGATCAACATCACCCGTATCAGCCGCGCCGGCATCGACCTCGTGGCCACGCCGCGACTCACCCTGCAGGTGGGCGACCGTGTCAATGTGGTCGGCACCTCCTCGGCCATCGAAGCCGTCGAGAAGGTGCTCGGTAACTCCATGAAGCGGCTCAACGAGCCCAACCTCATCCCCCTCTTCCTCGGCATTGCGCTCGGTGTCTTCCTCGGCAGCATTCCGCTGCTACTGCCCGGCATACCGCGGCCCGTCAAGCTCGGTCTGGCTGGCGGCCCGCTCATCGTCGCCATCCTCGTCAGCCGCTTCGGCGCGAGCTATGGTCTGGTGACCTACACCACGGCCAGCGCCAACCTTATGCTGCGCGAAGTGGGCATCACCATCTTCCTAGCCTGCGTCGGCATCGGCGCTGGCGACGGCTTCGTCGACACCCTCGTCCGCGGTGGTGGCGCCTCGTGGGTCGGCTACGGCTTCCTCATCACCTTCCTGCCCCTCATGGCCGTCGGCGTCGTGGCCCGCCGCTTCTTCCGCCTGAACTACTTCACCCTCATGGGCCTTCTGGCCGGCAGCACCACCGATCCCCCCGCCCTGGCCTACGCCAACACCACCGCTGGCAACGACGCCCCAGCCGTCAGCTACGCCACCGTCTATCCCCTCACCATGTTCCTGCGCGTACTCACGGCCCAGCTGATGATCCTTCTTTTCACATAA